ATAAAGGCAAACAGGGAGCAAATGATCCGCAAGATGGGGGTGGCAATCAGTACCAGGACACCCAACTGTATAATTTCTGTTGCCTGTAGTGCCATAGCACCTTGCAGGATGCCTTTGACTGTAATATCAGCCACCCTTTCTCCTACGAATTTATCGTAATGCGGCAACGTGTTGCCACCGTGTTGTATCAGGTACGCCACTCCGCCAATAAAGGCAATTGTACTGGCAGTAAGTACTCCATAGCGGAGCAATTGCCCTACCAGCTGTTCAATATCATGATCGTTCAGCAGTTTTTTTGTAAGTCCGTTTTTCATAAGGCTGTCATTTTAAAATTTGTGGTGAATACCGTTATAGATCATTTCGATGGCGACGAAAACAATCGCAACACAAAAGATGATACGGAGGATTTGTGGATTCATTCGCGTCAGTAATTTAGATCCGGTAAAAGCACCACCCAAAACCCCCAGGACGACCGGAAAAGCAATCCCGGGATCCATATAGCCCCTTTGCAAATACACCACCGCACTCGCCGCCGCAGTCACACCAATCATAAAATTACTGGTGGTGGTACTTACCTTAAAGGGAATGCGCATTACGGTATCCATGGCCAACACTTTTAAAGCTCCGGAACCAATACCC
The Flavobacterium kingsejongi genome window above contains:
- a CDS encoding DUF1634 domain-containing protein — encoded protein: MKNGLTKKLLNDHDIEQLVGQLLRYGVLTASTIAFIGGVAYLIQHGGNTLPHYDKFVGERVADITVKGILQGAMALQATEIIQLGVLVLIATPILRIICSLFAFILEKDRMYVVITLIVLCIMLTSIFGGLKG